In Leptospira harrisiae, one genomic interval encodes:
- the groL gene encoding chaperonin GroEL (60 kDa chaperone family; promotes refolding of misfolded polypeptides especially under stressful conditions; forms two stacked rings of heptamers to form a barrel-shaped 14mer; ends can be capped by GroES; misfolded proteins enter the barrel where they are refolded when GroES binds) — translation MAKTIEFDETARRKLLSGVNKLANAVKVTLGPKGRNVVIDKKFGAPTITKDGVTVAKEIELEDAIENMGAQMVKEVSTKTNDIAGDGTTTATILAQAIINEGLKNVTAGANPMALKHGIDKAVLSAVEEIKKHAIKINSKAEYANVATISANNDPEIGNLIAQAFDKVGKEGVITVDEAKSIETTLDIVEGMQFDRGYVSPYMVTDPEAMIATFNDPFILIYDKKIASMKDLLPVLEKIAQAGRPLVIIAEEVEGEALATIVVNTLRKTIQCVAVKAPGFGDRRKAMLEDIAILTGGQVISEDLGMKLENADVKMLGRAKKVVVDKENTTIIEGAGASKDIQGRVNQIKKQIEDTTSDYDREKLQERLAKLAGGVAVIHVGAATEVEMKEKKARVEDALSATRAAVEEGIVPGGGLTLLRAQDAVKALKLVGDEQTGANIILRALEEPIRMITSNAGLEGSVIVEQARARKGNEGFNALTMVWEDLIKAGVVDPAKVVRSALQNAASIGAMILTTEVTITDKPEPKDAGAGMGGMGGMGGMGGMGGMM, via the coding sequence ATGGCTAAAACAATTGAATTTGATGAAACAGCTCGTAGAAAACTACTCAGCGGAGTGAACAAACTTGCTAACGCAGTAAAAGTAACTCTTGGACCAAAAGGTCGTAACGTAGTGATCGATAAAAAATTCGGAGCACCTACCATCACTAAAGACGGTGTGACTGTTGCGAAAGAAATCGAACTAGAAGACGCAATCGAAAACATGGGCGCGCAAATGGTGAAGGAAGTTTCTACAAAAACTAACGACATCGCTGGAGATGGAACAACGACTGCTACCATTCTTGCACAAGCCATCATCAATGAAGGTTTGAAAAACGTAACTGCGGGTGCAAACCCAATGGCACTCAAACACGGAATTGACAAAGCAGTTCTTTCTGCTGTAGAAGAAATCAAAAAACACGCTATCAAAATCAATAGCAAAGCAGAATACGCAAACGTTGCGACTATCTCTGCAAACAATGATCCAGAAATCGGTAACCTAATTGCGCAAGCTTTTGACAAAGTAGGTAAAGAAGGCGTGATCACTGTTGATGAAGCAAAATCAATTGAAACCACTCTTGATATCGTAGAAGGTATGCAATTCGATCGTGGATACGTGTCTCCTTATATGGTAACTGATCCAGAAGCAATGATCGCTACTTTTAACGATCCATTCATCTTAATTTACGACAAAAAAATTGCGTCTATGAAAGACCTTCTCCCTGTGCTTGAAAAAATTGCACAAGCGGGAAGACCACTTGTCATCATCGCAGAAGAAGTAGAAGGCGAAGCTCTTGCAACTATCGTAGTAAACACACTTCGTAAAACCATCCAATGTGTGGCTGTAAAAGCTCCTGGTTTTGGTGATAGAAGAAAAGCAATGCTCGAAGACATTGCCATCCTCACTGGTGGACAAGTGATTTCTGAAGACCTCGGAATGAAACTAGAAAACGCTGATGTGAAGATGCTTGGTCGCGCGAAAAAAGTGGTAGTGGACAAAGAAAACACAACTATCATCGAAGGTGCTGGTGCTTCTAAAGATATCCAAGGCCGAGTCAACCAAATCAAAAAACAAATCGAAGATACTACATCTGATTACGATCGTGAAAAACTCCAAGAACGCCTTGCAAAACTTGCTGGTGGTGTTGCGGTAATCCACGTGGGTGCAGCTACTGAAGTAGAAATGAAAGAGAAAAAAGCTCGTGTTGAAGATGCACTTTCTGCAACTCGCGCTGCTGTGGAAGAAGGAATTGTTCCTGGTGGTGGACTCACTCTACTTCGTGCACAAGATGCTGTAAAAGCTCTTAAACTTGTAGGTGACGAACAAACAGGTGCGAACATCATCTTACGTGCATTAGAAGAACCTATCCGTATGATTACTTCCAATGCTGGTCTTGAAGGATCTGTGATTGTGGAACAAGCTCGTGCCCGTAAAGGAAACGAAGGATTCAACGCACTCACTATGGTTTGGGAAGACCTAATCAAAGCAGGTGTTGTTGACCCAGCGAAAGTGGTTCGTTCTGCTCTTCAAAATGCAGCGTCCATTGGAGCAATGATCCTCACTACAGAAGTAACCATTACTGACAAACCAGAACCAAAAGATGCAGGTGCTGGAATGGGCGGTATGGGAGGAATGGGTGGTATGGGAGGAATGGGCGGCATGATGTAA
- a CDS encoding hybrid sensor histidine kinase/response regulator, translating to MARFSISSLFRSILFLLLVSVFFQCNRSIPSLAPAKTIVGGILDLSEEDPKTLDPFPLAGEWDAFPGELPETEEEFKALDQKEPTRLAIPAYWVNQNLPAHGFVTYRLKLKVKDHINLMFYLRETSSAYRAYYHNVERGLVLLGSAGKVSKTKEGSVGYFLETGRSFRATPSTVIYLQISNYLYSRGGPYYSPVLGEVGKTVLYLRFKERKKAFFFAIFLVLALSHLFLFIHRKKDKSPLWFSLLCISWLVRILLFDRVSRDWFVASDGLEMFQIRLEYIAFCGIQIFSLLFFFQNQTNFFPEKYKKYLMIPILLELLIIMTTPYAVYTKLLIFSQVYMSFILILAMVASFRSCLQRETRYIGSIILFGTLVILSATIYDSVVFFKRWDLPMLTELGFAIFCMCLAIVISKQNAHTWETAEYLTLNLRKEVEWETLELKKEKEKAEKTGELKDKFISIVSHDIRSPLFGISSVFNLLTESPPSLSPERAKQVLGEASTGLKNILSMVEELIKYSRFQNASVFPDYQLFDFRQITDQLIERVQEMAGPKNISIITRMEESSIGIGDPNLIEHLIWNLLTNAVKFTKESGTVEISLTESNKHWSLKVIDTGIGMPPYWAEHILEEGFLFVRKGTADEMGAGVGIAFCKEVAERHGAELIVRSEEDHGTSVELLLPNFEKIVLVLDDNPGYRKQIRKVLKDLPCILWEEEYPDHALLSVGRLKPDLIIVDYSMPEKTGVDFLRDLYSNSEMEEIRSLLVSSSHTDPNTGYKLETTVIEIGGDAFLTKTSPDEKLVEAVKRLLDLEI from the coding sequence GTGGCACGTTTCTCGATTTCCTCTTTATTTCGATCTATTTTGTTTCTCCTTCTCGTTTCCGTTTTTTTTCAATGCAATCGCTCCATTCCTTCCTTGGCACCAGCGAAAACCATTGTCGGAGGAATCCTCGATCTTTCTGAAGAAGACCCAAAAACTTTGGATCCTTTTCCACTTGCAGGTGAGTGGGATGCCTTTCCTGGGGAACTTCCGGAAACTGAAGAAGAATTTAAGGCTCTCGATCAAAAAGAACCTACAAGGCTCGCCATACCTGCCTATTGGGTGAACCAAAACCTTCCAGCCCATGGGTTTGTCACTTACCGTTTGAAGTTAAAGGTCAAAGACCACATCAATTTAATGTTTTATCTTAGGGAAACTTCTTCAGCATACAGGGCTTATTACCATAATGTAGAAAGAGGTCTTGTACTCCTTGGCTCAGCAGGAAAAGTTTCCAAAACCAAAGAAGGTTCTGTTGGTTATTTTTTAGAAACAGGAAGGTCTTTTCGTGCAACACCTTCCACAGTCATATACTTACAAATTTCTAACTATCTCTATTCACGTGGTGGTCCATATTATTCACCTGTATTAGGTGAAGTGGGAAAAACAGTTTTGTATTTACGGTTTAAAGAAAGAAAAAAAGCATTTTTCTTTGCCATTTTCCTTGTCCTTGCCCTTTCTCATTTGTTTTTATTCATCCACCGAAAAAAAGATAAGTCTCCTCTTTGGTTTTCTTTACTTTGTATTTCTTGGCTCGTTCGCATTTTACTTTTTGATCGAGTGTCAAGGGATTGGTTTGTGGCTTCCGATGGGCTCGAAATGTTTCAAATCCGTTTGGAATACATTGCCTTTTGTGGGATTCAGATTTTTAGCCTTTTGTTTTTTTTCCAAAACCAAACAAACTTTTTTCCTGAAAAATACAAAAAATATCTTATGATTCCAATTCTATTGGAATTGTTAATCATAATGACAACACCGTACGCAGTGTACACCAAACTCCTTATTTTTAGCCAAGTTTACATGTCTTTTATTCTTATACTTGCTATGGTTGCTTCGTTTCGTTCTTGTTTACAAAGGGAAACAAGATACATTGGAAGTATCATTTTGTTTGGAACTCTGGTCATTTTATCCGCAACAATTTATGACTCTGTTGTCTTTTTCAAACGTTGGGACTTACCTATGCTCACGGAACTGGGGTTTGCCATTTTTTGTATGTGCCTTGCAATCGTAATTTCCAAACAAAATGCACATACATGGGAAACCGCCGAATACCTAACGCTCAATTTACGAAAAGAAGTGGAATGGGAAACCTTAGAACTAAAAAAAGAAAAAGAAAAAGCTGAAAAAACAGGGGAATTAAAAGATAAATTTATCTCCATTGTTTCTCATGACATTCGGTCTCCTCTTTTTGGAATTTCATCTGTTTTCAATTTACTGACTGAATCACCTCCTTCCCTTTCTCCGGAAAGAGCAAAACAGGTGCTTGGTGAGGCTTCCACTGGCCTTAAAAACATCCTAAGTATGGTTGAGGAACTCATTAAATATTCCAGATTCCAAAATGCATCTGTGTTTCCTGATTACCAACTCTTTGATTTTCGCCAAATCACGGACCAACTCATCGAAAGAGTTCAAGAGATGGCAGGACCAAAAAATATTTCCATCATCACTCGTATGGAAGAATCTTCTATAGGAATTGGTGATCCCAATTTAATCGAACATTTGATTTGGAATTTACTTACAAATGCAGTGAAATTCACAAAAGAATCTGGGACTGTGGAAATTTCCTTAACAGAATCCAATAAACATTGGAGTTTGAAAGTGATTGATACAGGGATTGGAATGCCACCCTATTGGGCCGAACACATTCTCGAAGAAGGTTTTCTTTTTGTCAGAAAAGGAACAGCGGATGAGATGGGGGCAGGGGTTGGCATAGCCTTCTGCAAAGAGGTGGCAGAACGTCATGGTGCCGAACTCATTGTACGCTCTGAAGAAGACCATGGAACCTCGGTAGAATTATTGCTACCAAACTTTGAAAAAATTGTATTGGTACTAGATGACAATCCGGGATACAGAAAACAAATCAGGAAAGTATTAAAAGACCTTCCTTGTATCCTTTGGGAAGAAGAGTATCCAGACCATGCCCTTCTTTCTGTGGGCCGATTGAAACCTGACCTAATCATCGTAGACTATTCCATGCCCGAAAAAACGGGAGTGGATTTTTTAAGAGATTTGTATTCGAATTCAGAAATGGAAGAGATTCGCTCTCTCCTTGTTTCTAGTTCTCATACAGATCCGAATACTGGTTATAAATTGGAAACAACTGTCATCGAAATTGGAGGAGATGCTTTTTTAACAAAAACATCCCCCGATGAAAAGTTGGTAGAAGCGGTTAAACGACTGTTAGATCTAGAAATTTAG
- the groES gene encoding co-chaperone GroES, which yields MASIKPLGDRVVVEPKNESEEKIGSIIVPDTAKEKPQEGKVIAVGQGRYEDGKLVPLEVKVGDTVLYGKYSGTEIKQGGRDLLIIRESDILGVVTN from the coding sequence ATGGCATCAATCAAACCTTTAGGCGACCGAGTGGTCGTAGAGCCAAAGAATGAGTCGGAAGAAAAAATCGGATCCATCATCGTACCGGACACCGCGAAAGAAAAACCACAAGAAGGGAAAGTCATCGCAGTGGGACAAGGCCGTTATGAAGACGGAAAACTCGTTCCTTTAGAAGTAAAGGTTGGAGATACAGTTCTTTACGGAAAGTATTCCGGAACTGAAATCAAACAAGGCGGACGTGATTTACTCATCATCCGTGAAAGCGACATCCTCGGTGTTGTTACAAACTAA
- a CDS encoding helicase HerA-like domain-containing protein, protein MAKKSDTFVSKIKEGYPTQGALYLGAGVFDGETFQEASVSIPLATLNRHGLIAGATGTGKTKTLQLLTEALSESGVPVVLMDIKGDLSGLAESGEENDKIKERTKALGIDWKPSSYPVEFLSLSQEPGVRLRATIAEFGPVLISRILELNDTQSSVVSLVFKYCDDLGLPILDTKDFKKALQYINDAGKEELEKEYGTVSSQSISIILRKLIELDGQGGEEFFGEPSFDVNDLLQTESKKGSVSIIRLTDIQTKPRLFSTFMLSLLTEIYATFPEEGDLDKPKLVLFIDEAHLVFDEASNDLLKQLETMVRLIRSKGVGIIFCTQSPTDLPKEILGQLGLKIQHALRAFTANDRKAIKTASENYPETEFYDTKEVITTLGIGEAFITALSPKGTPTPLVHTLLAPPASRMGTLNPDELAAKIKKSDLVKKYETTLDRESAHEMLSKKMETIADETEAAEEESDEKKTKTKRSKEKEDPSFVETLSKNPLAREVGRTVAKEVTRGLLGMLGVTPKRGSKRKKTGLFGF, encoded by the coding sequence ATGGCAAAAAAATCAGATACATTTGTTTCAAAAATAAAAGAAGGGTATCCGACCCAAGGTGCACTCTATTTAGGAGCCGGAGTCTTTGATGGAGAAACCTTTCAGGAAGCTTCCGTTTCCATCCCCCTTGCCACCCTCAATCGGCACGGACTGATCGCAGGTGCCACAGGTACCGGTAAAACCAAAACCTTACAACTTCTTACAGAAGCTTTATCGGAATCGGGAGTTCCCGTAGTCCTTATGGACATCAAAGGAGACCTCTCGGGTCTTGCAGAGTCAGGCGAAGAAAATGACAAAATCAAAGAAAGAACGAAGGCCCTAGGGATCGATTGGAAACCTTCTTCTTATCCGGTAGAATTTTTATCTCTCTCCCAAGAACCTGGAGTGCGCCTTCGGGCAACGATTGCGGAATTTGGGCCGGTGCTTATCTCTCGGATTTTGGAATTGAATGATACACAAAGCAGTGTGGTCTCCCTTGTTTTTAAATACTGCGATGATTTGGGCCTTCCCATCCTTGATACAAAAGATTTTAAAAAAGCACTTCAGTACATCAATGATGCGGGCAAAGAAGAACTAGAAAAAGAATACGGAACTGTTTCTTCCCAAAGTATCTCTATCATTTTACGTAAACTCATCGAACTCGACGGCCAAGGCGGAGAAGAATTTTTTGGGGAACCATCTTTTGATGTGAATGACCTTTTGCAGACAGAATCCAAAAAAGGAAGTGTATCCATCATTCGTTTGACAGACATCCAAACCAAACCTCGCCTCTTCTCTACTTTTATGTTGTCTTTACTCACAGAAATTTATGCGACCTTTCCAGAAGAAGGAGATTTAGATAAACCAAAACTTGTTTTATTCATTGATGAAGCCCACTTAGTTTTTGATGAAGCATCCAATGATTTACTGAAACAATTAGAAACCATGGTGCGACTCATTCGTTCGAAAGGTGTCGGAATTATTTTTTGTACCCAATCTCCCACAGATTTACCCAAAGAAATTTTGGGTCAACTCGGGCTTAAAATCCAACATGCCCTTCGCGCATTTACAGCAAACGACCGCAAGGCGATAAAAACTGCTTCAGAAAACTATCCTGAAACAGAATTTTATGATACTAAGGAAGTCATCACTACACTGGGAATTGGTGAGGCTTTTATCACAGCTCTTAGTCCCAAAGGAACACCGACACCGCTTGTCCATACTTTACTGGCACCACCCGCTTCTCGGATGGGGACTTTGAATCCTGACGAACTAGCTGCAAAAATCAAAAAATCGGATCTCGTTAAAAAATACGAAACCACTCTCGACCGGGAAAGTGCACACGAAATGCTTTCTAAAAAAATGGAAACCATAGCCGATGAAACTGAGGCAGCCGAGGAAGAGTCAGATGAGAAAAAAACCAAAACCAAACGTTCCAAAGAAAAAGAAGATCCTAGTTTTGTAGAAACCCTATCCAAAAACCCACTCGCCCGGGAGGTAGGTCGAACAGTTGCCAAAGAGGTCACTCGGGGACTTCTCGGAATGCTCGGGGTCACACCCAAACGTGGCTCCAAACGCAAAAAAACAGGCCTTTTCGGGTTCTAG
- a CDS encoding PP2C family protein-serine/threonine phosphatase, translated as MERSYVKLIFIFLFPVFFFVSCFDSFLQYKSVKWSSGWEFRFLAEEELAEFRPSIEDLSDDYQPYTIPYISLEKPKPKFLSARIRFRESLGYEEPALLLRGLVTFFDAYCGETKLQSEFFRIPSTDQSLPKNLIVYNRSFIPVLPLPKECLGNHVYIVFFSDGILPLGFSEPPLFGDPTDHYKAIANRTQSFASLGFFFLILGFFSFYLFERRKKKQLLAFTWFSTISGIHFLSQSGFFGLYYYDSIHPSFIIFIISLFLIPISCLYFFEKLIGTSRWNVIRMMWQFHVLFSIVILTLVFTDTISISIGILTFVWLCLPTLVIQIIVAWGQVAARKPKAILLVIGASALFILNAHDILSSLGILDSVPRSSHWGFFIFVVCLTLYGENLFRNSEIKYGTLQREIVTAARIQSAILPPSAPQWEQMEISVHYQPSHGVGGDFYDFQALGGRKFGILIADVVGHGLGASIIASLSKFAFFKAYKHWSNPSFLLSAMNEDLVKKSFGRFTTATYFHIDLESQKFMVSSAGHPSFFHWKSESRKLVEIKPKGKPLGILPGLTYGEEEYPFQLGDQFLFYTDGLTEEENVDRLEYGEKRLANSFLETITKQSLDPMANILENFHYFTGLSGSPHDDITIIHLHVKA; from the coding sequence TCTTGTTTTGATTCATTTCTTCAATACAAATCTGTTAAATGGTCTTCTGGTTGGGAATTTCGATTCCTCGCAGAAGAAGAGTTAGCCGAATTTAGGCCAAGTATAGAAGACCTTTCTGACGATTACCAACCCTATACAATCCCTTATATTAGTTTGGAAAAACCGAAACCAAAATTTCTTTCCGCTCGGATTCGTTTTCGTGAGAGTTTAGGTTATGAAGAACCTGCATTGTTACTCAGGGGACTGGTTACTTTTTTTGATGCCTATTGTGGAGAAACAAAATTACAATCTGAATTTTTTCGAATTCCTTCTACTGATCAGTCTCTTCCCAAAAATCTAATTGTGTACAATCGAAGTTTTATTCCTGTTTTACCGTTACCTAAAGAGTGTTTGGGAAACCATGTTTATATTGTATTTTTTTCTGATGGAATATTGCCGCTTGGTTTTTCTGAACCTCCTTTGTTTGGTGATCCCACTGACCATTACAAAGCAATTGCCAACAGGACACAATCATTTGCATCCCTTGGTTTTTTCTTTTTGATATTGGGTTTTTTTTCTTTTTATCTTTTTGAAAGGCGTAAGAAAAAACAATTACTAGCGTTTACATGGTTTTCTACCATATCTGGAATTCATTTTTTATCCCAGTCTGGATTTTTTGGACTTTATTATTACGATTCCATACATCCTAGTTTTATCATTTTTATCATCAGTTTATTTTTAATTCCCATCAGTTGTTTGTATTTTTTTGAAAAGTTAATCGGCACAAGTCGTTGGAATGTGATTCGAATGATGTGGCAGTTTCATGTTTTATTTTCGATTGTCATTTTAACCTTAGTATTTACAGATACGATTTCAATATCTATTGGTATTTTAACATTCGTTTGGTTGTGTTTGCCAACACTTGTCATTCAGATCATTGTTGCTTGGGGCCAAGTTGCCGCCAGAAAACCAAAGGCAATTTTACTTGTGATTGGAGCCTCTGCGCTATTCATTCTGAATGCCCATGATATTTTGTCTTCCCTTGGTATTTTGGATTCAGTACCAAGGTCTTCCCATTGGGGATTTTTTATTTTTGTAGTTTGTCTCACTCTTTATGGTGAAAATTTATTTCGTAATTCTGAGATCAAATATGGAACTTTACAAAGAGAGATCGTTACAGCCGCAAGGATTCAAAGTGCCATTCTTCCTCCTTCTGCTCCACAATGGGAACAAATGGAAATTTCAGTGCATTACCAGCCTTCTCATGGAGTTGGCGGGGATTTTTACGACTTCCAAGCATTAGGTGGCCGAAAGTTTGGAATATTAATTGCGGATGTGGTAGGTCATGGGTTGGGTGCTTCCATTATCGCTTCTCTTTCAAAGTTCGCTTTTTTTAAAGCCTACAAACATTGGTCAAACCCTTCGTTTTTACTTTCAGCAATGAATGAAGATTTGGTGAAAAAATCATTCGGTCGTTTTACAACTGCTACCTATTTTCATATAGATTTGGAATCTCAGAAATTCATGGTTTCGAGTGCTGGTCATCCCTCTTTTTTTCATTGGAAATCGGAGTCGAGAAAACTGGTAGAGATCAAACCAAAAGGAAAACCACTGGGGATTTTGCCAGGCCTTACATACGGAGAAGAGGAATATCCATTTCAGTTAGGAGACCAGTTTTTGTTTTATACGGATGGATTGACAGAAGAGGAAAACGTTGACCGATTAGAATATGGTGAAAAACGGTTGGCAAATTCCTTTTTGGAAACGATCACCAAACAATCCTTAGACCCTATGGCAAACATACTCGAAAACTTCCATTATTTTACCGGACTTTCCGGCTCGCCGCACGATGATATCACCATCATTCACTTACATGTGAAGGCATAA